One window of Balearica regulorum gibbericeps isolate bBalReg1 chromosome 10, bBalReg1.pri, whole genome shotgun sequence genomic DNA carries:
- the RPUSD3 gene encoding mitochondrial mRNA pseudouridine synthase RPUSD3 isoform X3 yields the protein MAAAAGSEYRGGRSARPEAQLYGRGAVLSHCPASAQAQCCHGGRGWGRLLGPEKTLGLLEASVVHREGALLALSKPPGLPVLGRPGELSLVTLLPALRRRLGLTAELHVVKAPASCHRTTEQLQQFFTDARRRGQYPVTYRAVTVGVPAEAEGEIRTGLCCQQQGDTTVVVPVPVPGRRSLARKEVKSTVTRYRVLGAARGCALLQLQPRTAFPEQLPVHLTLLLCPALGDHEHASRVGRVLGVPFLLPPEAAPTRTQVLDEELLRRLGLSPQQLRRLPLHLHLQQLVLPQGPLCTPPPPPFLRTLRLLGLPEHREP from the exons ATGGCCGCGGCCGCCGGCTCTGAATACCGGGGGGGCCGCTCTGCGCGCCCGGAGGCTCAACTCTATGGCCGCGGCGCCGTACTCTCCCACTGTCCCGCTTCCGCGCAGGCGCAGTGCTGCCATGGCGGGCGGGG GTGGGGGCGGCTGCTGGGCCCCGAGAAGAcgctggggctgctggaggccTCCGTGGTGCACCGGGAAG GAGCCCTGCTGGCGCTGAGCAAGCCCCCCGGCCTGCCCGTCCTGG GGCGCCCCGGGGAGCTGAGCCTGGTGACGCTGCTGCCGGCGCTGAGACGGCGCCTGGGCCTCACCGCCGAGCTCCACGTGGTAAAGGCTCCTGCCAG CTGCCACCGCACCACCGAGCAGCTCCAGCAGTTCTTCACCGACGCCCGCCGGAGGGGCCAGTACCCAGTGACGTACCG cgCCGTCACTGTGGGGGTcccagcagaggcagagggTGAGATTCGCACCGGGCTGTGCTGCCAACAGCAGGGTGACACCACCGTG GTGGTGCCAGTGCCGGTCCCAGGGCGCCGCAGCCTGGCCAGGAAGGAGGTTAAGAGCACTGTCACGCGCTACCGGGTGCTGGGTGCCGCACGGGGCTGcgccctgctccagctccagcccaggACAG CCTTCCCCGAGCAGCTCCCGGTGCACCTGACGCTGCTGCTGTGCCCGGCCCTGGGTGACCACGAGCACGCGTCCCGCgtgggcagggtgctgggggtgcccttcctcctgccccccgAGGCCGCCCCGACCCGCACACAG GTGCTGGATGAGGAGCTGCTGCGCCGGCTGGggctctccccacagcagctccGCCGCCTCCCGCTCCACCtccacctgcagcagctggtgctgccCCAGGGCCCGCTCTGcacccccccgccacccccttTCTTGCGCACCCTGCGTCTCCTGGGGCTGCCCGAGCACCGGGAGCCCTAG
- the RPUSD3 gene encoding mitochondrial mRNA pseudouridine synthase RPUSD3 isoform X2: protein MAGGGTAARAVTRVGHGARAAGWGRLLGPEKTLGLLEASVVHREGALLALSKPPGLPVLGRPGELSLVTLLPALRRRLGLTAELHVVKAPARECSGLVLLSSCHRTTEQLQQFFTDARRRGQYPVTYRAVTVGVPAEAEGEIRTGLCCQQQGDTTVVVPVPVPGRRSLARKEVKSTVTRYRVLGAARGCALLQLQPRTAFPEQLPVHLTLLLCPALGDHEHASRVGRVLGVPFLLPPEAAPTRTQVLDEELLRRLGLSPQQLRRLPLHLHLQQLVLPQGPLCTPPPPPFLRTLRLLGLPEHREP from the exons ATGGCGGGCGGGGGTACCGCCGCGCGCGCTGTGACGCGCGTGGGACACGGGGCGCGCGCTGCGGG GTGGGGGCGGCTGCTGGGCCCCGAGAAGAcgctggggctgctggaggccTCCGTGGTGCACCGGGAAG GAGCCCTGCTGGCGCTGAGCAAGCCCCCCGGCCTGCCCGTCCTGG GGCGCCCCGGGGAGCTGAGCCTGGTGACGCTGCTGCCGGCGCTGAGACGGCGCCTGGGCCTCACCGCCGAGCTCCACGTGGTAAAGGCTCCTGCCAG GGAGTGCTCTGGCCTCGTCCTCCTGTCCAGCTGCCACCGCACCACCGAGCAGCTCCAGCAGTTCTTCACCGACGCCCGCCGGAGGGGCCAGTACCCAGTGACGTACCG cgCCGTCACTGTGGGGGTcccagcagaggcagagggTGAGATTCGCACCGGGCTGTGCTGCCAACAGCAGGGTGACACCACCGTG GTGGTGCCAGTGCCGGTCCCAGGGCGCCGCAGCCTGGCCAGGAAGGAGGTTAAGAGCACTGTCACGCGCTACCGGGTGCTGGGTGCCGCACGGGGCTGcgccctgctccagctccagcccaggACAG CCTTCCCCGAGCAGCTCCCGGTGCACCTGACGCTGCTGCTGTGCCCGGCCCTGGGTGACCACGAGCACGCGTCCCGCgtgggcagggtgctgggggtgcccttcctcctgccccccgAGGCCGCCCCGACCCGCACACAG GTGCTGGATGAGGAGCTGCTGCGCCGGCTGGggctctccccacagcagctccGCCGCCTCCCGCTCCACCtccacctgcagcagctggtgctgccCCAGGGCCCGCTCTGcacccccccgccacccccttTCTTGCGCACCCTGCGTCTCCTGGGGCTGCCCGAGCACCGGGAGCCCTAG
- the ARPC4 gene encoding actin-related protein 2/3 complex subunit 4, whose product MEAMTGAYQVRRGAGGGREGSRRRHGPLPPRPLSSVAASPFITTASPVCAAARPLRRRPGPGRGAGASRLPPSHRSGNFCASRKREPATSACRDRTAAATMTATLRPYLNAVRATLQAALCLENFSSQVVERHNKPEVEVRSSKELLLQPVIISRNEKEKVLIEGSINSVRVSIAVKQADEIEKILCHKFMRFMMMRAENFFILRRKPVEGYDISFLITNFHTEQMYKHKLVDFVIHFMEEIDKEISEMKLSVNARARIVAEEFLKNF is encoded by the exons ATGGAAGCGATGACAGGAGCGTACCAAGTGCggcggggtgccggggggggccgTGAGGGATCCCGCCGCCGCCACGggccgctgccgccgcgccCGCTCTCCAGCGTCGCGGCGTCGCCGTTCATTACCACGGCGTCCCCTGTGTGTGCTGCGGCGAGGCCACTTCGCCGCCGTCCGGGCCCTGGACGCGGGGCGGGAGCGTCCCgcctccccccctcccaccgCAGTGGGAATTTCTGTGCATCCCGGAAGAGAGAACCGGCCACTTCCGCCTGCCGGGACCGGACCGCAGCCGCCACCATG ACCGCCACTCTGCGCCCGTACCTGAACGCGGTGCGCGCCACGCTGCAGGCCGCGCTGTGCCTGGAGAACTTCTCCTCGCAGGTGGTGGAGCGGCACAACAAGCCCGAGGTGGAAGTCAG GAGCAGCAAAGAGCTGCTGTTGCAGCCGGTGATCATCAGCAGGAACGAGAAGGAGAAGGTCCTCATTGAGGGCTCCATTAATTCTGTGCGCGTCAGTATCGCAGTGAAGCAG gCCGATGAGATCGAGAAGATCTTGTGCCACAAATTCATGCGCTTCATGATGATGAGGGCTGAGAACTTCTTCATCCTGCGCAGGAAGCCCGTGGAG ggcTACGACATCAGCTTCTTGATCACAAACTTCCACACGGAGCAGATGTACAAGCACAAGCTGGTGGACTTTGTCATCCACTTTATGGAGGAGATCGATAAGGAGATCAGCGAGATGAAGCTCTCTGTCAATGCCAGGGCCCGCATCGTGGCAGAGGAGTTCCTCAAGAAT TTTTAG
- the JAGN1 gene encoding protein jagunal homolog 1: MASRGGPRAAGTDGSDFQHRERVASHYQMSVTLKSEIKKLIYTHVGIWLLLSAQMCVGHLKLLPHDQVAMPYQWEYPYLLSILPSLLGLLSFPRNNISYLVLSMISTGLFSVAPLIYGAMEMFPMAQQLYRHGKAYRFIFGFSAVSVMYLVVVVAAQVHGWQLYYSKKLLDSWFTSTQEKKKK; encoded by the exons ATGGCCTCCCGCGGGGGTCCCCGCGCCGCCGGCACCGATGGCAGCGACTTCCAGCACCGGGAGCGTGTGGCCTCGCACTACCAGATGAG CGTGACCCTCAAGTCGGAGATCAAGAAGCTGATCTACACGCACGTGGGCATCTGGCTGCTGCTCTCGGCCCAGATGTGCGTGGGGCACCTCAAGCTGCTGCCCCACGACCAGGTGGCCATGCCCTACCAGTGGGAGTACCCCTACCTGCTCAGcatcctgccctccctcctgggcctcctctccttcccccgcAACAACATCAGCTACCTGGTGCTCTCCATGATCAGCACCGGCCTCTTCTCCGTGGCTCCCCTCATCTATGGGGCCATGGAAATGTTCCCCATGGCGCAGCAGCTCTACCGTCATGGCAAAGCTTACCGCTTCATTTTCGGCTTCTCGGCAGTCTCTGTCATGTacctggtggtggtggtggccgCCCAGGTGCATGGCTGGCAGCTCTACTACAGCAAGAAGCTGCTGGACTCCTGGTTCACCAGCACacaggagaagaagaagaaatga
- the TTLL3 gene encoding LOW QUALITY PROTEIN: tubulin monoglycylase TTLL3 (The sequence of the model RefSeq protein was modified relative to this genomic sequence to represent the inferred CDS: deleted 2 bases in 1 codon; substituted 1 base at 1 genomic stop codon) yields MRLGGSVNAAAGPPSSLRQRQAGQAAPVTTGRCGCHHPWLDPDRLKRARLHVERAIKEKKIFTVQGPYPVIRSLLRARGWVERKLPSAGRAGSWLEQHHGSQGKQLQEEEGSDGGGAEQEEAVLDLQLGSTWPSLGTTEPPRPPEEEEEKEWWDEDPDGIHDLMSRLVRDQVPHFIWTNRLSAVDRRLLRQDQVVNHYAQVGAFTTKEGLCLSLRNLPWFDQADPDTFFPRCYRLGAADERQAFIEDFRLTAARSLLKVALERTEEPPKSSEGPGALGPSLTPQLVEEALQICGQHLSSLGHQDIDKDPPSPRMTGTDWDRFLRDYYCVVHEGARLVLSGAQRERCQALLQRLAGRLPQLSMEGDRNIWILKPGAKSRGRGKARGSGARAPCXGAVPTTTTSLPGIVCTARLEEVLRLAGGCVAPLVRVGEWVVQKYVERPLLIFGTKFDIRQWFLVTDWNPLTIWFYRESYLRFCSRFFSLHCLNPARHLCNVSIQKQCRQAQGRPPQLPPDQIWSCQQLQAYLAQVGRAGTWHQVMVPGMKAAVVGALRSAQDLVGSRKGSFELYGADFVFGEDCQPWLLEINASPTMAPSSAVTSRLCASVQRDTLRVVIDRRDDPDCPTGAFELIYKEAAVPVPLYVGLKLMVEGCSLRKPQLSRHQSRGRPPPPAPCAPQPRVPPSPWGKATQVPQPGAARGELAPLEQWSHHRPPGSASLAPLQPPGCRVRSRGLPQLRRLPGQPQAALPLLDVRPLARVPIPLPRGAPGSPRGPAGRPPAPPPAGVLCPPGLAPSTWTPGLGQPSPTARKRHTAPARGTQRSCDTKGHPGGDSTMPIPAGATRHHPAPPHPSQTRSLGGGTQPTPRRGCKTCL; encoded by the exons ATGAGGCTCGGTGGGTCAGTGAACGCTGCGGCAGGGCCCCCCAGCTCGCtcaggcagaggcaggcag GGCAGGCGGCACCCGTCACCACCGGCCGCTGCGGCTGCCACCACCCCTGGCTTGACCCCGATCGGCTCAAGAGGGCCAGGCTGCATGTGGAGAGGGCCATCAAG GAGAAGAAGATCTTCACGGTGCAGGGCCCCTACCCTGTCATCCGCAGCCTGCTGCGGGCCCGGGGCTGGGTGGAGAGGAAGCTccccagtgcaggcagggcaggcagctggctggagcagcaTCATGGCAGCCAGgggaagcagctgcaggaggaggagggcagtgatggtggtggtgctgagcaggaggaagcagtgCTGGACCTGCAGCTGGGGTCGACGTGGCCTTCCCTGGGGACCACAGAGCCCCCACGGCcacctgaggaggaagaggagaaagagtgGTGGGATGAGGACCCCGATGGCATCCACGACCTCATG TCCCGCCTGGTGCGAGACCAGGTGCCGCACTTCATCTGGACCAACCGCCTCAGTGCTGTTGACCGCCGGCTGCTGCGGCAGGACCAGGTGGTGAACCACTACGCCCAGGTGGGCGCCTTCACTACCAAG GAGGGGCTGTGCCTCAGCCTGCGAAACCTGCCCTGGTTTGACCAAGCCGACCCTGACACCTTCTTCCCCCGGTGCTACCGGCTGGGGGCTGCGGATGAGAGGCAAGCCTTCATTG AGGATTTTCGCCTGACAGCAGCTCGCAGCCTGCTCAAAGTGGCTCTCGAGAGGACAGAGGAGCCCCCAAAATCCAGTGAGGGGCCAG GAGCCCTGGGGCCCTCCTTGACCCCCCAGCTGGTGGAGGAGGCCCTGCAGATCTGCGGGCAGCATCTGAGCAGCCTGGGACACCAGGACATCGACAAGGATCCTCCATCCCCCCGCATGACGGGCACCGACTGGGACCGCTTCCTGCGGGATTACTACTGCGTGGTGCA CGAGGGGGCCAGGCTGGTGCTGAGTGGGGCACAGCGGGAGCGGTGCCAGGCCCTGCTGCAGCGCTTGGCAGGACGGCTGCCCCAGCTCAGCATGGAGGGTGACCGCAACATCTGGATCCTCAAACCCGGTGCCAAATCCCGGGGCAGGGGTAAGGCCAGGGGAAGCGGGGCACGGGCTCCCTGCTGAGGGGCggtccca accaccaccacgtcCCTACCAGGCATCGTCTGCACGGCACGGCTGGAGGAGGTGCTGCGGCTGGCGGGGGGCTGCGTGGCACCCTTGGTGCGGGTGGGTGAGTGGGTGGTGCAGAAATACGTGGAGCGGCCGCTGCTCATCTTCGGTACCAAATTTGACATCCGGCAATGGTTCCTGGTGACTGACTGGAACCCGCTGACCATCTGGTTTTACCGTGAGAGCTACCTGCGCTTCTGCTCCCGGTTCTTCTCCCTGCACTGCCTGAACCC CGCCAGGCACCTCTGCAACGTCTCCATCCAGAAGCAGTGCAGGCAGGCGCAGGGCCGgcccccccagctgcccccagaCCAGATCtggtcctgccagcagctccaggcgTACCTGGCGCAGGTGGGACGGGCGGGCACCTGGCACCAGGTGATGGTGCCCGGCATGAAGGCAGCTGTGGTGGGTGCCTTGCGCAGTGCTCAAGACCTGGTGGGGTCCCGTAAGGGCAGTTTTGAGCTCTACGGGGCGGATTTTGTCTTTGGGGAGGATtgccagccctggctgctggagaTCAACGCCAGCCCCACCATGGCCCCCTCCTCGGCGGTGACCAGCCGGCTGTGTGCCAGCGTCCAGCGGGACACACTGCGCGTGGTGATCGACCGCAGGGATGACCCTGACTGCCCCACTGGTGCCTTTGAGCTCATCTACAAggag GCAGCCGTGCCCGTGCCTCTGTACGTGGGGCTGAAGCTGATGGTGGAAGGCTGCTCCCTGAGGAAGCCCCAGCTGTCACGGCATCAGTCCCGGGGCAggcccccgcccccagccccgtgtgccccccagccccgtgtgccccccagcccctggggcaAAGCCACCCAGGtcccccagccaggagcagcgcGGGGGGAGCTGGCTCCTCTGGAGCAATGGAGCCACCACCGCCCACCCGGCTCTGCCTCCCTGGCACCACTGCAGCCCCCGGGCTGCCGTGTCAGGAGCCGGGGCCTGCCGCAGCTCCGCCGCCTGCCcgggcagccccaggcagctctgcccctgcttGATGTCCGTCCCCTGGCCCGGGTGCCCATCCCGCTGCCCCGGGGAGCCCCTGGCAGCCCCCGGGGACCCGCAGGCCGGCCTCCCGCTCCCCCTCCCGCTGGGGTGCTGTGTCCACCTGGGCTGGCCCCCAGCACCTGGACCCCTGGCCTGGGGCAGCCGAGCCCCACTGCGAGGAAGCGGCACACGGCACCTGCCAGGGGGACGCAGAGGAGCTGTGACACCAAAGGACACCCAGGAGGGGACAGCACCATGCCCATCCCAGCTGGGGCAACACGGCATCAcccagctcccccccaccccagccagaCCCGATCGCTGGGTGGGGGCACCCAGCCCACCCCCCGCAGGGGCTGCAAAACATGTCTGTGA
- the RPUSD3 gene encoding mitochondrial mRNA pseudouridine synthase RPUSD3 isoform X1 has translation MAAAAGSEYRGGRSARPEAQLYGRGAVLSHCPASAQAQCCHGGRGWGRLLGPEKTLGLLEASVVHREGALLALSKPPGLPVLGRPGELSLVTLLPALRRRLGLTAELHVVKAPARECSGLVLLSSCHRTTEQLQQFFTDARRRGQYPVTYRAVTVGVPAEAEGEIRTGLCCQQQGDTTVVVPVPVPGRRSLARKEVKSTVTRYRVLGAARGCALLQLQPRTAFPEQLPVHLTLLLCPALGDHEHASRVGRVLGVPFLLPPEAAPTRTQVLDEELLRRLGLSPQQLRRLPLHLHLQQLVLPQGPLCTPPPPPFLRTLRLLGLPEHREP, from the exons ATGGCCGCGGCCGCCGGCTCTGAATACCGGGGGGGCCGCTCTGCGCGCCCGGAGGCTCAACTCTATGGCCGCGGCGCCGTACTCTCCCACTGTCCCGCTTCCGCGCAGGCGCAGTGCTGCCATGGCGGGCGGGG GTGGGGGCGGCTGCTGGGCCCCGAGAAGAcgctggggctgctggaggccTCCGTGGTGCACCGGGAAG GAGCCCTGCTGGCGCTGAGCAAGCCCCCCGGCCTGCCCGTCCTGG GGCGCCCCGGGGAGCTGAGCCTGGTGACGCTGCTGCCGGCGCTGAGACGGCGCCTGGGCCTCACCGCCGAGCTCCACGTGGTAAAGGCTCCTGCCAG GGAGTGCTCTGGCCTCGTCCTCCTGTCCAGCTGCCACCGCACCACCGAGCAGCTCCAGCAGTTCTTCACCGACGCCCGCCGGAGGGGCCAGTACCCAGTGACGTACCG cgCCGTCACTGTGGGGGTcccagcagaggcagagggTGAGATTCGCACCGGGCTGTGCTGCCAACAGCAGGGTGACACCACCGTG GTGGTGCCAGTGCCGGTCCCAGGGCGCCGCAGCCTGGCCAGGAAGGAGGTTAAGAGCACTGTCACGCGCTACCGGGTGCTGGGTGCCGCACGGGGCTGcgccctgctccagctccagcccaggACAG CCTTCCCCGAGCAGCTCCCGGTGCACCTGACGCTGCTGCTGTGCCCGGCCCTGGGTGACCACGAGCACGCGTCCCGCgtgggcagggtgctgggggtgcccttcctcctgccccccgAGGCCGCCCCGACCCGCACACAG GTGCTGGATGAGGAGCTGCTGCGCCGGCTGGggctctccccacagcagctccGCCGCCTCCCGCTCCACCtccacctgcagcagctggtgctgccCCAGGGCCCGCTCTGcacccccccgccacccccttTCTTGCGCACCCTGCGTCTCCTGGGGCTGCCCGAGCACCGGGAGCCCTAG